DNA sequence from the Rhodothermales bacterium genome:
CGGTCGGTTGAATAACTGGGAGGTCGCCACGCCAGCCGGTTGGCGAAACATGGCCTGCAGGAAACGGACAAGGCCCGCGGGCACAAACCCGCGAGCCTTATGAGCGGAATACCGGGCTCGAACCGGCGACCTCAACCTTGGCAAGGTTGCGCTCTACCAACTGAGCTAATTCCGCCTGCCGAAAAATGATACAATGCCTTTCGGTTTCCTGTCAACACCGCGCTGAACCGGAGACAGTAGAACAGGACTGATTCACCGGGAGTTCCCACGAAATCCGATCGGCTGTCTTCGCCTTGCTGGCTTCGAACTTTCAATTTCGAATGTCAGTTCAACCGCCGCCGGTTCAGCTCCTGAGCTACGCCAGAATCGCAGTGCGCCCTCGCTCCGAGCCGGGGTCTTGAGGCGAACACGCGTTGCCCCTAGACTCGCGCCCCAATCGACCACGTGGCGCACCATCTCGCCGCCGATGCCCTTTCGTCGAAATGACGGCAAGACGTACAGGTATTCAACGAAAATCTCCATACAATCCTCAAACACGGGCTCCGGTCCCCACAGGTGGCCTGACACGAAGCCCACAATTTGATTGCCCAGGGCCGCAACTGAGAGGACCCGCGTCGTATCCTGAAGCCATTCGGGGTAGTCCGCTCTCCACCTCTGAGCAGCGTCCCCGCTCAGCCTGAGCCGGTCATCTAGCTCAGCCGCTTCACCAAGGAAGTCGGTCCAGAGTCCTTCAACGACGGGAGCCTCTCGAAGTGTCGCGCGACGGACCACCAGTTCGGAAAGTGAACTGCCCATGGCAACTACATGTACCCCTGCAGTATCAGGAGTTCAGCATTGAGGATAGCACCACCGGCGGCCCCGCGAACCGTGTTGTGGACCAGTACAACAAATCGGAAATCCAGCACGTTGCAGGGACGAAGACGACCGATCCAGACCGGCATTCCACCGTCTATTCCCACGTGGCGTCGGGGTTGCGGATCGGCATCACCGTTCAGCAAGCGAATGAAAGGACGGGGTGCAAACGGCAGGTGGAGCCCGTCGATCTCACTCTCAAAAGATCCAAAGACGTCTGCGACCTCGGCGGCGGATGGCGCCTGCGACAACGCCACGCTGACACACTCGGTATGCCCATCCAGGACCGGAACACGATTGCAGTGAGCGCTGATCTCGATGTCGGCAAACCGGATACGATCTTCCGTCATCCGGCCAAGCAATTTTTGCGGCTCTGTTTCGAGCTTCTCCTCTTCGCCACCGATGTACGGAACTACGTTGCCAACAATATCCAGAGACGCCACACCCGGATACCCGGCACCCGATAGCGCCTGCATGGTGGCGACGATCACTCGCTTGACGCCGAAGGCATCGTGCAGTGGCTTCAACGCACTGACCAGTCCGACGGTGGAGCAGTTCGGATTCGTAACGATAAACCCTTTGCCCGACTCCTGCTGCTGTCGTATGAGTCTCGTGTGATCTGGATTTACTTCAGGAATCAGAAGCGGTACGTCTTCTCGCATTCGGTGATTCCGCGCATTCGAGATAACGGGGAAACCCGCGTCGGAAAACGAACGCTCTATGTCATGCGCAACAGACGAGTCCAGTCCGGAGAAAACGAAATCGCAGTCGAGAGTCGGCTCGCACGTCTGGACCATCAGGGTTGCGACGTCGGCCGGTATCGGACTCGATCCGAGCCAGTTCGCCGCCTCACCGTAGCGCTTGCCCGCCGAGCGCTCCGAGGCGGCCACGGCCGAGATCTGGAACCACGGATGTCCTGCCAGTAGTTCAACAAACTTCTGGCCGACAGCCCCCGTAGCACCGAGTATTCCGACGCGATAGCTGTGCTTTTCGTCCATGTAGTCCCCGGTTACTCAGTCGACGATTGATTCGGAAGATAGTGATCCCCAGGACTACACCGTCAGTCATTCGGCCTTCCGGATCCCGAGGGTCCCCGACGGTCGGACGCCGCTTCCGCGTCGCGAGACTTGTCCGTATTATTGATCGACAGAATCCCGGGCCAGCCTTCAGAAAGATCGTGCAAGCAAACATCATTGACGGAAGGACCATCGCAGCGGCTGTTCGTGCCGAGGTCGGAATTGAGGTTCGTAAATGGGTGTCGGAGGGTAACAGGCCCCCCTACCTGGCTGTGGTTCTGGTGGGAGATGACGCCGCCTCAGCGTCCTACGTTCGCGGAAAGGCCAAAGCGTGCGCCGAGGCGGGCATCGATAGCGATACGCTGTCGCATCCGCCGACGATCCGGCAGGATGAGTTGCTCGATCTCATTGAGCGCCTCAATACCAGCGACGACGTGGACGGCATCCTCGTGCAGTTGCCCCTCCCCGATCACATCGATGAAGGCAAGGTCATACTGGCTATTGACCCGGACAAGGATGTCGATGGGTTTCATCCCATGAACGTCGGACGGCTTGTCCTTGGGCACGGAGGCTTCCCCCCTGCCACGCCGGCCGGCATCCTGGAATTACTCCGACGTACCGATATAGAGATTTCCGGCAAGCGGGCGATCGTAGTGGGACGTAGCAACATTGTTGGTAAGCCACTGGTAAACATGCTGCTCCAAAAGGGCGTGGATGCCACGGTTACGGTATGCCATAGCCGGACCAAGGAACTCCCGGCAGTCTGTCGCGAGGCGGACATCCTGATCGCGGCGATCGGACGTGCCAGTTTTGTTTCTGCCGGGATGGTAAAGCCTGGCGCGGTCGTGATCGACGTCGGTATCAATCGTGTTGAAGATGCTACCCGGCCCCGGGGGTACCGTCTCGTCGGCGACGTGGACTACGATGCTGTGGCCGCCGTCGCTGGACACATCACGCCGGTCCCTGGTGGCGTCGGCCCCATGACGATCGCGATGTTGCTAAGAAACACACTCCAGGCGGCCAGAAACGGAGCCAGTGCCGCAGTACATCCCCCGGAGCCAACCAAGCAGGAGTCCTAGAATGATCGGAATTCCGCAGCAGGTAGTTCAGGACGTAGCGAGTCCGGATTCGCTTGCATTGAGTCCAACTGCATCCGACGCGGGCATTGCCACCGCCGATTCTCTGCTAAATGGCAAGCCGGATCCAGAGATGGTCGGCCAGCTCATCGCGACAGGCCAGTTCTCCGAATTCGGTCACAGAGTAAAGACCTTGATGACCGACGCGGCCGCCGGACTGGTTCCGGAGATTATTGGTGCGATCCTGGTATTCCTGCTTCTGTATATCACATACCGGTTTGTCGGTGCCTTGCTGGATCGCCTTCTGAAGCGGGGAAAGCGTGTGGACCAGGGAGTTCAATCGCTGCTGAAGAAGACCTATCGCATCTTTGCGTTTGTGCTTATTGCCGTGATGGTTCTCGCCCAGTTTGGCGTGAACATAACCGCCCTGCTGGCGGGTCTGAGCATCGCGGGTGTCGCGATCGGTTTTGCCGCGAAAGATACCCTTGAGAATTTCATATCCGGTGTCACGATCCTTCTCGACAAACCCTTCGCGATCGGTGACGTTATCGAGGTGGACGGGACCTATGGCGTTGTCGAGGACCTCACGCTGCGCTCCACCAGAGTCAGAACGGTCAAGCGTCAAATCATGGTCCTTCCCAACATCCACATGGTCAATCAGAAAGTGATCAATTACACGATGATGGGAGCAGTACGAGTGGACATCGACTTTGGCGTGGCCTACAAGGAGTACCCCGAGGAGGCACGTAAGGTCGTTCTTCCGCTCACCGAGGGCGACGAGCGCCTACATTCTGCGTTTCCACCGACCGTCGTTGTAACGTCACTCAATGACTCGAGTGTGGACATGCAGCTCCGTGTATTTCTCGAGGACGCAAGGTTGGAGAATCAGATCCGCGTCGAATACACCGAGAAGATTCGTGCCGCGCTACGTCAGGCTGATATCGAGATTCCCTTCCCTCACCTTCAGTTGTTCGTGGATGGAGCCAAGGCACTGGAATCTTCGACGCTGTTTCTTCCACCCGGAGATCCCGAGCGTTGAGGCGACCGCAGGCGAACCGCTGCAGTGCCGGCGAGATCGCCTTGGGCTCAGACTATGAATCAGCCGGAACGAGATCAACCATCCAGATGTCTCCTCCGCGCGGCTTGACTCGATCGAAGAGCAACCATAGCCCGTCGTTCGACCAGACGGGATAGTCGATGCGGATCTCCAGATCTTCCGACGCATAACCCACGAACGGCGTACGTCCATCTACGGGAGTGATCCACACGACTTTGTGGCCACTCACGTCCGCGA
Encoded proteins:
- the folD gene encoding bifunctional methylenetetrahydrofolate dehydrogenase/methenyltetrahydrofolate cyclohydrolase FolD, coding for MQANIIDGRTIAAAVRAEVGIEVRKWVSEGNRPPYLAVVLVGDDAASASYVRGKAKACAEAGIDSDTLSHPPTIRQDELLDLIERLNTSDDVDGILVQLPLPDHIDEGKVILAIDPDKDVDGFHPMNVGRLVLGHGGFPPATPAGILELLRRTDIEISGKRAIVVGRSNIVGKPLVNMLLQKGVDATVTVCHSRTKELPAVCREADILIAAIGRASFVSAGMVKPGAVVIDVGINRVEDATRPRGYRLVGDVDYDAVAAVAGHITPVPGGVGPMTIAMLLRNTLQAARNGASAAVHPPEPTKQES
- the asd gene encoding aspartate-semialdehyde dehydrogenase; protein product: MDEKHSYRVGILGATGAVGQKFVELLAGHPWFQISAVAASERSAGKRYGEAANWLGSSPIPADVATLMVQTCEPTLDCDFVFSGLDSSVAHDIERSFSDAGFPVISNARNHRMREDVPLLIPEVNPDHTRLIRQQQESGKGFIVTNPNCSTVGLVSALKPLHDAFGVKRVIVATMQALSGAGYPGVASLDIVGNVVPYIGGEEEKLETEPQKLLGRMTEDRIRFADIEISAHCNRVPVLDGHTECVSVALSQAPSAAEVADVFGSFESEIDGLHLPFAPRPFIRLLNGDADPQPRRHVGIDGGMPVWIGRLRPCNVLDFRFVVLVHNTVRGAAGGAILNAELLILQGYM
- a CDS encoding GNAT family N-acetyltransferase → MGSSLSELVVRRATLREAPVVEGLWTDFLGEAAELDDRLRLSGDAAQRWRADYPEWLQDTTRVLSVAALGNQIVGFVSGHLWGPEPVFEDCMEIFVEYLYVLPSFRRKGIGGEMVRHVVDWGASLGATRVRLKTPARSEGALRFWRSSGAEPAAVELTFEIESSKPARRRQPIGFRGNSR
- a CDS encoding mechanosensitive ion channel, with the translated sequence MIGIPQQVVQDVASPDSLALSPTASDAGIATADSLLNGKPDPEMVGQLIATGQFSEFGHRVKTLMTDAAAGLVPEIIGAILVFLLLYITYRFVGALLDRLLKRGKRVDQGVQSLLKKTYRIFAFVLIAVMVLAQFGVNITALLAGLSIAGVAIGFAAKDTLENFISGVTILLDKPFAIGDVIEVDGTYGVVEDLTLRSTRVRTVKRQIMVLPNIHMVNQKVINYTMMGAVRVDIDFGVAYKEYPEEARKVVLPLTEGDERLHSAFPPTVVVTSLNDSSVDMQLRVFLEDARLENQIRVEYTEKIRAALRQADIEIPFPHLQLFVDGAKALESSTLFLPPGDPER